The following proteins come from a genomic window of Winogradskyella sp. PC-19:
- a CDS encoding toxin-antitoxin system YwqK family antitoxin, with protein sequence MNFKIILIAIFINFYSFGQTPYIEYYENGNIKIESAKKDGELTGETKYYFPSGKLERVVHFNNGKMSGLGKEYYESGQISTLINLKNDLYHGVYKTYSKEGIVLSSGNFANNLKIGEHKKFYPSGDLKSVDYFNDAGKLDGLTKTYYENSQPNLIANFSNGELNGERKSYYENGQLKNKSTYLNGKANGPFYSYFENGQLEVETNFNNDKLNGKYISFNKEGGKNVEKEIINGERTGIQILYYKSGKIGEKSFYKNDKLEGEYFYYYENGQVKVKADMSYGYILLRTSYYENGAVSSECIRDDESGDYNWKYYHRNGQIASIGLKLGWPQDAQDGEWLYYHENGKLYKTALFSYGGLTDIINCFDGQGNPLNKGTFINGEGVVNEYDVNGKLIKTVTYEEGVIVKD encoded by the coding sequence ATGAATTTCAAAATCATACTTATTGCAATCTTTATTAACTTCTATTCTTTTGGACAAACACCTTACATAGAATATTATGAAAATGGAAATATTAAAATAGAAAGTGCAAAAAAGGATGGGGAATTAACAGGAGAAACAAAATACTATTTCCCGTCAGGAAAACTTGAACGAGTGGTGCATTTTAACAATGGAAAAATGTCAGGATTAGGTAAGGAATATTATGAAAGTGGACAAATATCAACATTGATCAATTTAAAAAATGATTTATACCATGGTGTTTATAAAACCTACTCTAAAGAAGGAATTGTTTTATCATCAGGTAATTTTGCTAATAATTTAAAAATAGGTGAACATAAAAAATTCTATCCTAGCGGTGATTTAAAATCTGTAGATTACTTTAATGATGCAGGAAAGTTAGACGGATTAACTAAAACCTATTATGAAAATTCTCAACCAAATTTAATAGCAAACTTCAGTAATGGAGAATTAAACGGCGAAAGAAAATCGTATTACGAAAATGGACAATTAAAAAACAAGAGTACTTATCTTAATGGAAAGGCAAATGGTCCGTTTTATTCTTATTTTGAAAACGGACAATTAGAGGTAGAGACAAATTTTAATAATGATAAGTTAAATGGTAAGTATATATCTTTTAATAAAGAAGGAGGTAAAAACGTGGAGAAAGAAATTATAAATGGAGAAAGAACAGGAATTCAAATATTGTATTATAAAAGTGGGAAAATCGGGGAGAAATCATTTTATAAAAATGACAAATTAGAAGGCGAATATTTTTATTATTATGAAAACGGTCAGGTAAAAGTAAAAGCTGATATGTCTTATGGATATATATTGCTTAGAACGAGTTATTATGAAAATGGTGCTGTTAGTTCTGAATGTATTAGAGATGATGAATCTGGAGATTATAACTGGAAATATTATCATCGTAATGGTCAGATAGCTAGTATAGGATTAAAATTAGGATGGCCACAAGATGCTCAAGACGGTGAGTGGCTATATTACCATGAGAATGGTAAATTATATAAAACTGCTTTATTTAGTTATGGTGGACTAACAGATATAATTAATTGTTTTGATGGGCAAGGAAACCCATTAAATAAAGGAACTTTTATCAATGGTGAAGGCGTAGTTAATGAATACGATGTGAACGGAAAACTAATCAAAACAGTTACTTATGAAGAAGGTGTTATTGTTAAGGATTAA
- a CDS encoding phosphate-starvation-inducible PsiE family protein produces MILKIVEKTERIIIIALLFGLLIIVAYTTIVFLSLLLGGILSAIQDSFSENNIMKHLHGIFGGFLSVLIGIELLHTIKMYLKEDVVHVEIVLLVALIGISRHVIDLDYKHLEPLTIFGISSLIIALSFGYFLIKKAGYKLKKKKKNIKAVRC; encoded by the coding sequence ATGATACTTAAAATTGTAGAAAAAACAGAACGAATAATTATCATAGCTCTACTTTTTGGCTTATTAATTATCGTAGCATATACAACTATAGTCTTTTTATCACTGTTATTGGGAGGTATACTATCAGCGATTCAAGACTCTTTTTCAGAAAATAACATTATGAAACATCTACACGGTATATTTGGTGGTTTCCTTTCAGTATTAATCGGAATTGAGCTTTTACACACTATTAAAATGTACCTTAAAGAGGACGTTGTACATGTCGAAATCGTTTTACTCGTAGCTCTTATAGGAATTTCTAGACATGTTATTGATTTAGATTATAAACATCTAGAACCTCTTACTATTTTCGGAATTTCCTCACTTATTATTGCCCTTTCATTTGGTTATTTCCTTATTAAAAAAGCTGGTTACAAATTAAAGAAAAAAAAAAAAAACATTAAAGCCGTTAGGTGCTAA
- a CDS encoding Crp/Fnr family transcriptional regulator, with protein sequence MNELLDYFKNTVTISPEIENKLNEIIKEKNLVKGEQILTDNSIKKEHVFVASGCLRSFFKTEDGKEHTIQFAIKNWWISDYITLYTDNKSVVTIESLTHSKVLIIDNSKVEKFYQKFPQFETIQRKNFEKRISALQKRILSLLALSATEKYNQFIKEYTEFEKIIPNYQIASYLGITPQSLSRIRKERIKN encoded by the coding sequence ATGAATGAACTTTTAGATTATTTTAAAAATACGGTTACAATTTCACCTGAAATAGAAAATAAATTAAATGAAATAATCAAAGAAAAAAACTTAGTTAAAGGAGAACAAATACTTACTGATAACTCTATTAAAAAAGAACATGTATTTGTTGCAAGTGGTTGTTTGCGTTCTTTTTTCAAAACTGAAGACGGAAAAGAACACACAATACAATTTGCCATTAAGAACTGGTGGATAAGTGATTATATAACACTTTATACAGATAACAAATCTGTTGTCACCATCGAAAGCCTAACCCATTCTAAGGTTTTAATAATCGACAATTCTAAAGTTGAAAAATTTTATCAAAAATTTCCTCAATTTGAAACCATTCAGCGTAAGAATTTTGAAAAACGGATTTCTGCACTTCAAAAACGAATTTTGAGTTTGTTAGCACTATCTGCAACTGAAAAATACAATCAATTCATTAAAGAATATACCGAATTTGAAAAGATAATACCTAACTATCAAATAGCTTCGTATCTAGGCATTACTCCGCAAAGTTTAAGTAGAATTCGAAAAGAAAGAATCAAAAATTAA
- a CDS encoding DUF6090 family protein, whose protein sequence is MENKTGKYFKYAIGEILLVVIGILIAIQLNDLNENRKEQKKELSFIKKLQEDINFDIRHLTKQDSILAGYLSNQEKIPELLLKATSVKDIANIESVMQYSWNNIEINRKTYNEMLNTSGIYIIKNKELLIHLNEHYALIEKYQQFMREITEDGREYMKNPDLNTFRFLKKYYGNPEFDRNKIDTSWIGNYNSPTYLALSRHYNHVIGGVNGNKRTYIKEILASSNALVNEIKRELTIRNYNN, encoded by the coding sequence ATGGAAAACAAAACTGGAAAGTATTTCAAATATGCAATTGGTGAAATTTTACTTGTTGTTATAGGAATTTTAATAGCTATTCAGCTTAACGATTTAAACGAAAATAGAAAAGAACAAAAGAAGGAATTATCCTTTATTAAGAAACTGCAAGAAGATATCAATTTCGATATTCGACATTTAACTAAGCAAGATTCCATTTTGGCAGGTTATCTATCCAATCAAGAAAAAATACCAGAACTATTACTTAAAGCAACATCAGTAAAAGATATTGCGAATATTGAATCGGTAATGCAATATAGTTGGAATAATATAGAAATAAATAGAAAGACGTATAATGAAATGCTCAATACTAGCGGAATATATATTATTAAGAACAAAGAATTACTAATTCATTTAAACGAGCATTATGCTTTAATAGAAAAGTATCAACAATTCATGAGAGAAATAACTGAGGACGGACGAGAGTATATGAAAAATCCCGATTTAAATACCTTCCGATTTTTGAAAAAATACTATGGAAATCCCGAATTCGATAGAAATAAAATTGACACCAGTTGGATAGGGAATTATAATTCACCTACCTATTTAGCTTTATCCAGACATTATAACCATGTGATAGGTGGTGTTAATGGAAATAAAAGAACCTATATTAAAGAAATACTTGCTAGCAGCAATGCATTGGTAAACGAAATTAAACGAGAGTTAACGATAAGAAATTACAACAATTAA
- a CDS encoding serine hydrolase domain-containing protein produces the protein MKILKIKIELLPLLVLIAIVVFGCESKNKSKESTEGVIPTSKYLSVQKVISAVADSINLEINNGKYGLIDRFMVIQNEKLLADFKYEQDYETIAQKFDTTNHQYNYNHPNWHPYYKKTNLHTLQSATKTITSILVGIALDSNKDFDINTTVASLFGNYNVQSWDNRKQGMTIEDLLTMRSGLKWNEADYTDPLNDCVLLEESDEWVKFILNKPLDTIPGTKFNYNSGASVLLGKIVQVITGKRIDKWAEEKLFAPLGISDYYWKETPDGEIDTEGGLYLSSEDLSKIGLLFLNKGKWNEKSIVSENWITDSTSPIIQDTNRGDRRKIGYGYQWWIPEHTNGKSIIYSANGFGGQFLMVAPEYELLVIFNGWNINDRAEKSTFRVLQDRLIPALKNE, from the coding sequence ATGAAAATACTCAAGATTAAGATAGAATTGCTTCCATTATTAGTTTTAATAGCGATAGTGGTTTTCGGGTGTGAATCAAAAAATAAGAGTAAAGAATCCACTGAAGGAGTGATCCCTACTTCTAAATACCTATCTGTTCAAAAAGTTATTTCAGCGGTAGCGGATTCTATTAATTTGGAAATCAATAATGGAAAATACGGACTGATTGACCGTTTTATGGTCATACAAAACGAAAAATTATTGGCAGATTTTAAATACGAGCAGGACTATGAAACCATCGCTCAAAAATTTGACACCACTAATCATCAATATAATTACAATCATCCAAATTGGCATCCTTATTACAAGAAGACTAACTTACATACACTTCAATCAGCAACCAAAACTATAACATCAATTCTTGTAGGTATAGCTTTAGATTCTAATAAAGATTTTGATATTAACACAACAGTCGCATCACTATTTGGCAATTATAATGTTCAATCTTGGGATAATAGAAAGCAAGGGATGACCATTGAAGATTTACTAACTATGAGAAGTGGACTTAAATGGAACGAGGCAGACTACACCGACCCATTAAATGATTGCGTTTTATTGGAGGAAAGTGATGAATGGGTAAAGTTTATTCTGAATAAACCTTTGGATACAATTCCAGGTACAAAGTTCAATTACAATAGTGGAGCAAGTGTCTTATTAGGTAAAATTGTTCAGGTTATAACAGGAAAGCGAATTGATAAATGGGCAGAAGAAAAACTATTTGCCCCACTTGGCATAAGCGATTATTATTGGAAAGAGACACCTGATGGTGAAATTGATACCGAAGGAGGATTGTATCTTTCGTCTGAAGATCTATCAAAGATTGGCTTATTATTTCTTAATAAAGGGAAATGGAATGAAAAATCAATTGTATCTGAAAATTGGATTACCGATTCGACTAGCCCCATAATCCAAGACACAAATCGAGGTGATAGGCGCAAGATAGGATATGGTTATCAATGGTGGATTCCAGAACATACTAATGGTAAAAGTATTATTTATTCTGCGAACGGTTTCGGTGGTCAATTTTTAATGGTAGCACCTGAATATGAATTATTAGTCATTTTTAACGGATGGAATATTAATGACAGGGCTGAAAAGTCTACTTTTAGAGTTTTACAAGACAGATTAATCCCTGCACTTAAAAATGAATAA
- the hchA gene encoding glyoxalase III HchA, with translation MKKKIILTLVSIILLACIVLYFTSRPTEIEDGSYIPSPLALKLAISPTTDFDNTVYENKYTGNKKVLMICTEQKNMTMANGKQFSTGNHPVEILLPVLHLRNAGFEVDVVTPNGESVVIEQWAMPEEDEHVEAIYTEFKKKFENPGNLSDFVANTMNESSDYAAIFIPGGHGAMLGLPENEDVNKLIKWSHNNDMFTLAICHGPAALLAAGLDSNKDNYIYKGYKIASFPDAADEQGPMIGYTPGHMPYKYGEKLNNLGVTIINEEADNTVHKDRKLITGASPLAANDFGKLAATELLKEVNK, from the coding sequence ATGAAGAAAAAAATAATCTTAACTCTAGTAAGCATCATTTTACTAGCTTGTATTGTCTTATACTTTACATCGAGACCAACAGAAATTGAAGATGGATCTTACATTCCGTCACCATTAGCATTAAAATTGGCAATATCTCCTACTACGGATTTTGATAATACTGTTTATGAAAATAAGTATACAGGAAATAAAAAGGTCTTAATGATTTGTACAGAGCAAAAAAATATGACCATGGCTAACGGCAAACAATTCTCAACTGGAAATCATCCTGTCGAAATACTTCTACCTGTATTACATTTAAGAAATGCTGGCTTTGAAGTAGATGTTGTAACTCCTAATGGAGAATCAGTTGTCATTGAACAATGGGCAATGCCAGAAGAAGATGAACATGTAGAAGCAATATATACTGAATTCAAAAAGAAATTTGAAAACCCAGGAAACTTATCTGATTTTGTTGCTAACACTATGAATGAAAGCTCAGATTATGCTGCTATTTTTATTCCTGGAGGTCATGGAGCAATGCTTGGACTACCAGAAAACGAAGATGTGAATAAACTAATAAAATGGTCGCACAATAATGATATGTTTACACTAGCAATTTGTCATGGTCCAGCAGCATTATTAGCAGCAGGTTTAGATAGTAACAAAGATAATTATATATATAAAGGCTATAAAATCGCTTCATTTCCAGATGCTGCAGACGAACAAGGACCTATGATTGGTTATACACCAGGTCATATGCCATACAAGTATGGAGAGAAATTAAACAATTTGGGAGTTACAATCATCAACGAAGAAGCTGATAATACAGTTCATAAAGACCGAAAATTAATTACAGGAGCTAGTCCTTTAGCTGCTAATGATTTTGGAAAATTAGCTGCAACTGAATTACTTAAAGAGGTAAATAAATAA
- a CDS encoding DUF748 domain-containing protein — protein MYENNDTDLFSSLDTLILNLEPLQLIKDKIEIEQFYAKGLRLKAIMKNSSFNFDDLTAFYKKPKDSVSKELTKPLKYNISNIELKDAHFIFDDKNIDKETHINDLSFTIPKIVWDQQKKSNADIAFKFNNGGYFQSLFNINPINGAFDAEITLNDLSLQSFYEYIAEYAELNNFKGLLSSNIKIEGNTNEIKKSLVSGDFNVNNFEMIDASNRLFLSAKDINTQIQSLDYYNKNYIFDFISIENSYTFFELDSLSNNFFRIFKIDQTEKESSLPASFDSIQKQSNTNLRYAVNKFNLNNGVLDYTDNLTGEPFNYNLSAIKIDSDSITNSSEWLDIYATMLLNERGTLKSEIGIDPNNFLNSTLDIAVENFLLEDLNIYTNYYMGHRILKGDMYYFSKSKLTNGNIESRNKLIIKNASLENSKGGLYDLPLKFAFFLLTDKNGDVELDIPVKGDLKDPSTNLGPIIWKTFKNVIGKTVAAPVNFLVGLVGGDPKELEELNFKYTDTLLSKKHKRQLSKLLNLERKKDSLKITMTYYVDSTLLKEALEAEYIGSQYNKETQKDYIKDEKDFYVYLQNKVGNDSLTIKQTLRTLTKDKPIDSMVVLRGEHLIKQINTFIKQEYPISNIQLKQGKSEAPENSGSYPRFLITYGLLGEGDQTEIFIDN, from the coding sequence ATGTATGAAAATAACGATACCGATTTATTTTCTTCGTTAGATACCTTAATCCTCAATCTAGAACCGTTGCAATTAATAAAAGATAAAATAGAAATAGAACAATTTTATGCAAAAGGATTAAGACTTAAAGCAATAATGAAAAATAGCAGCTTTAATTTTGACGATTTAACAGCATTTTACAAAAAACCAAAGGACTCTGTTAGTAAAGAATTAACCAAACCTCTTAAATACAATATATCCAATATTGAACTAAAAGATGCCCATTTTATTTTTGATGACAAAAACATTGATAAAGAAACCCATATTAACGATTTATCATTTACTATACCCAAGATCGTTTGGGACCAACAGAAAAAAAGTAATGCTGATATTGCATTTAAATTTAATAACGGTGGTTACTTTCAATCGTTATTTAACATCAATCCAATTAATGGTGCATTTGATGCTGAGATTACCCTTAATGATTTGTCATTACAGTCATTTTACGAATACATCGCTGAATATGCAGAATTAAATAACTTTAAAGGCTTATTAAGTTCAAATATAAAAATAGAAGGCAATACAAATGAAATCAAAAAGTCATTAGTTTCAGGAGACTTTAATGTTAATAATTTTGAGATGATTGACGCTAGTAATCGCCTATTTTTATCTGCAAAAGATATCAATACCCAAATACAATCTCTTGATTATTACAACAAAAATTATATTTTTGATTTTATAAGTATCGAAAACTCCTATACTTTTTTTGAATTAGATTCACTTTCAAATAATTTCTTTCGAATTTTTAAAATTGATCAAACAGAAAAAGAAAGCTCCCTTCCAGCTAGCTTTGACAGTATTCAAAAACAGTCTAATACAAATCTTAGGTATGCCGTAAATAAGTTTAATTTAAATAATGGTGTTTTAGACTACACTGATAATTTAACAGGAGAACCTTTTAATTATAATTTAAGTGCAATTAAAATTGACTCAGACAGTATTACTAATTCAAGCGAATGGTTAGATATTTATGCAACAATGTTACTTAATGAGCGAGGAACTTTAAAATCTGAAATTGGTATTGATCCCAATAATTTTTTGAATTCAACTTTAGATATTGCGGTAGAAAACTTTTTATTAGAAGATCTGAATATTTACACGAATTATTATATGGGGCACAGGATTTTAAAAGGCGATATGTACTACTTTTCAAAATCAAAATTAACAAATGGTAACATTGAGAGTAGAAATAAGCTTATTATTAAAAACGCATCTTTAGAGAATTCTAAAGGAGGCTTGTATGACTTACCGTTAAAGTTTGCCTTCTTTTTACTCACAGATAAAAATGGTGATGTTGAATTAGATATACCTGTCAAAGGCGATTTAAAGGATCCAAGCACGAATCTTGGTCCCATTATTTGGAAAACTTTCAAGAATGTTATTGGAAAAACAGTAGCAGCACCCGTTAACTTTTTAGTTGGTCTAGTTGGAGGAGATCCAAAAGAGTTAGAAGAATTAAATTTTAAATACACCGATACTCTATTATCTAAAAAGCACAAAAGACAGCTGTCTAAATTATTAAATTTAGAACGTAAAAAAGATTCACTTAAAATTACAATGACATATTACGTGGATTCAACTTTATTAAAAGAAGCGCTTGAAGCCGAATATATTGGATCACAATATAATAAAGAGACTCAGAAAGATTACATTAAGGATGAAAAGGACTTTTATGTTTATTTACAAAATAAGGTTGGTAACGATTCCTTGACTATCAAGCAAACTTTAAGAACTCTGACTAAAGACAAACCCATTGATAGTATGGTTGTACTAAGAGGAGAGCATCTAATAAAACAAATAAATACTTTTATAAAACAAGAATATCCAATTAGTAATATTCAGTTAAAACAAGGAAAATCAGAAGCACCTGAAAATTCTGGTTCCTATCCTAGGTTTTTAATCACTTATGGTTTGTTGGGAGAGGGCGATCAGACTGAAATTTTTATTGATAATTAA
- a CDS encoding mechanosensitive ion channel family protein yields the protein MRRNICCLLIITLVSHLLYGQDTSSKQNSKQNDVKNSVQELEKVPVISKNDTLFFIKSVKGNYPATVRARAINKNLKILASSYNKLTDSFYLKTSHDYIEISCNRNLLLTVTQGDAILEGKPIEILAKLRKQNIKEHFEKNSIISNIEWFKRIGSFLLCLLALYGIVRLINLLFSKINKRLSKIERHFLNRNGSLLRYFIPGNSNNIFVFLMNVLRIGLIIFLLFIGTPFMFSFFPFSEKLVQKFYIYIEEPVIYIFNGIIDFIPSLFFIIIIGITARYFARVLNVITTDIEREKLQLHNFHKDWAKPTGKLLTIFIYAFALVLIFPYLPGSGSSAFQGVSIFIGAIISFGSTSAIANIIAGIVITYMRPFQIGDRVKIDNLVGDIINKTILVTHLRTTKNEDVTIPNANILVGNIINYSSPETGNLIVHTTITLGYDVPWETANDLLLKAANRAPLLFKDPAPFVLQTSLDDFYVSYELNAYTEAYKKTPFIYSEIHKYILDVFDEAGIEILSPGYTAARDGSVTTVPSHLNSETKSPISKLIDHLTGSNQPNITNKKN from the coding sequence ATGAGAAGAAATATATGTTGTTTGTTAATTATCACTTTAGTAAGCCATTTATTATATGGTCAAGATACAAGTTCAAAGCAAAATAGTAAACAGAATGATGTTAAAAACTCTGTACAAGAGTTAGAGAAGGTTCCTGTTATTTCTAAAAATGATACCCTTTTCTTCATTAAAAGTGTTAAAGGAAATTATCCTGCAACCGTTAGAGCGCGTGCGATAAATAAAAATCTAAAAATTCTTGCCTCCAGCTATAATAAACTCACCGATAGTTTTTATTTAAAAACTAGTCATGATTATATTGAGATTAGCTGTAATAGAAACTTGCTATTAACAGTAACTCAAGGCGATGCCATCTTAGAAGGTAAGCCTATAGAAATACTTGCCAAATTAAGGAAACAAAATATTAAAGAACATTTTGAAAAAAATTCAATTATTAGTAACATAGAATGGTTCAAACGTATTGGTTCATTTCTACTATGCTTATTGGCGTTGTATGGCATTGTTAGGCTGATTAATCTTTTGTTTTCAAAAATTAATAAGCGGCTATCTAAAATTGAACGTCATTTTTTAAATCGTAATGGAAGTTTATTAAGGTATTTCATTCCAGGAAATTCAAATAATATTTTTGTTTTTTTAATGAACGTATTACGAATAGGATTAATTATTTTTCTTCTATTCATAGGAACTCCTTTTATGTTTAGTTTTTTTCCATTCTCTGAGAAGTTGGTTCAGAAATTTTATATATACATAGAAGAACCCGTGATTTATATATTTAATGGTATTATCGATTTTATACCGTCACTATTTTTTATTATTATCATTGGAATTACAGCGCGCTATTTTGCAAGAGTGCTTAACGTCATTACCACTGATATAGAAAGAGAGAAATTACAATTACACAACTTTCATAAAGATTGGGCTAAGCCTACTGGTAAATTACTTACCATTTTTATTTATGCTTTTGCGCTTGTTTTAATATTTCCATATTTACCGGGATCAGGTTCATCTGCGTTTCAAGGTGTTTCAATATTTATTGGCGCCATTATCTCATTTGGATCTACATCTGCCATCGCCAATATTATCGCAGGCATAGTCATCACTTATATGCGTCCTTTTCAGATAGGTGATCGTGTAAAAATTGATAACCTTGTTGGTGATATCATTAATAAAACTATTTTAGTGACCCATTTGAGAACTACAAAAAACGAAGATGTAACCATTCCTAACGCCAATATACTTGTCGGTAATATTATTAATTATTCTAGTCCTGAAACAGGAAATTTAATCGTACACACTACTATTACTTTAGGTTATGATGTACCCTGGGAGACCGCAAATGACTTACTATTAAAAGCTGCAAATCGTGCTCCACTTTTATTTAAAGATCCTGCACCATTCGTGTTACAAACCAGTCTTGATGATTTTTATGTGTCGTATGAGCTTAATGCATATACTGAAGCATATAAAAAAACACCCTTTATCTACTCAGAAATTCATAAGTATATTTTGGATGTTTTTGACGAGGCAGGTATAGAGATATTGTCCCCAGGATATACAGCTGCTAGAGATGGGAGTGTGACCACAGTACCTAGTCATTTAAATTCTGAAACCAAGAGTCCAATATCAAAGCTTATAGATCATCTTACTGGAAGTAATCAGCCAAATATTACCAATAAAAAAAACTAG
- a CDS encoding nitroreductase family protein — translation MSFLDKLNERYATKAMNGEVVPQEKIDNILEAIRLAPTSSGLQPFEVFVVTNDDTKSSIKEIAWNQSQVTDCSHLLVFAAWENYTEDRINYMFDLTNEIRGFKNEGWENYRQQLLNAYPQKDAEENFEHAARQTYIAFMAAITQAAYEGLDSTPMEGFDPDALDKILGLRDKGLRSTLLLPIGYKDVDKDWLVNLVKVRKPMDKLVTFI, via the coding sequence ATGAGTTTTTTAGACAAATTAAATGAACGTTATGCTACTAAAGCTATGAATGGCGAAGTAGTTCCTCAAGAAAAAATAGACAATATTTTAGAAGCTATCAGATTAGCCCCAACATCAAGCGGTTTACAACCTTTTGAAGTGTTTGTAGTTACAAATGACGACACTAAATCTAGTATCAAAGAAATCGCTTGGAATCAATCTCAAGTTACAGATTGTTCTCATTTACTAGTTTTTGCCGCTTGGGAAAATTATACCGAAGACCGTATTAATTATATGTTTGATTTAACTAACGAAATCAGAGGGTTTAAAAACGAAGGTTGGGAAAATTACCGTCAGCAATTGCTAAATGCATATCCTCAAAAAGACGCAGAAGAAAATTTTGAACATGCTGCAAGACAAACCTATATCGCCTTTATGGCAGCTATTACTCAAGCTGCATACGAGGGATTAGATAGCACACCAATGGAAGGTTTTGATCCAGATGCATTAGATAAAATTCTAGGATTGCGCGACAAAGGCTTACGAAGTACACTTTTATTGCCAATAGGCTATAAAGACGTAGATAAAGATTGGTTAGTCAACCTTGTAAAGGTTAGAAAACCTATGGATAAATTAGTAACATTTATATAA
- a CDS encoding porin family protein, whose product MKKLILLTAILVTHITYAQGVDFGVKLGMNFSNLSDASELKNKTGFVGGIFAGINFNDKSGIRADALYSKQGAKLTGGDFDLNYLNIPVVYKHRLISKLHFQVGPQFGFVLDEKIKITQPGGVINDIDINKFDLSGVVGLGLDIPFGLRLEARYIFGISDVNDNTNYSGKNKVFSLLVGFTIL is encoded by the coding sequence ATGAAAAAATTAATATTATTGACTGCTATTTTAGTAACCCACATCACGTATGCGCAAGGAGTTGATTTTGGAGTGAAATTAGGTATGAACTTTTCAAATTTAAGTGATGCTTCGGAGCTAAAAAATAAGACAGGTTTTGTTGGTGGCATTTTTGCCGGTATTAATTTCAACGATAAATCTGGTATCAGGGCTGACGCCTTATACTCAAAACAAGGTGCAAAATTAACCGGAGGAGATTTTGATTTAAATTATCTGAACATCCCTGTGGTTTACAAACACCGTCTAATCAGTAAACTCCATTTCCAAGTAGGACCTCAATTTGGTTTTGTATTAGATGAAAAAATAAAGATTACACAACCAGGTGGTGTTATTAATGATATAGATATCAATAAGTTTGATTTATCTGGCGTGGTTGGATTAGGACTAGATATTCCTTTTGGTCTTCGTCTAGAAGCGCGTTATATTTTTGGTATTTCTGATGTTAATGACAATACTAATTACAGCGGAAAAAATAAAGTTTTTTCATTATTAGTTGGTTTTACAATATTGTAG